TGACGACGTCGAGAGGGGCATGATCGACGAGGCCCTGACCGACCTCCAGAGCGAGGAGGTCTGACATGCGCCCGATCAAAATGCGCCTGACGGCTTTTGGACCGTTCCCCGACACGCAGACCGTCGATTTCCGCCCGGCGTTGGGCGCTCGCCTATTCGGCATCTACGGGCCAACAGGAGCGGGCAAGACCTCGATCCTCGATGGCATTTGCTTCGCACTCTTCGGAGAATCGTCAGGCCAGGAGCGGCAAGGCGACGACCTGCGTTCACACCATGCCACGCCCGATATTGAGACCGAGGTGAGCCTGATCTTCGAGGTCGGGGCCAAGCGATATAATGTCGTGCGGCGGCCGCGTCAGACGGTCCGAGGCAAACGGGGCGATGCCCTTGTCGAGCGCCAGCACTGGGCCGCCCTCTACGACGCGACCGACATTGAGGTCGATGACATCGACGCCGACAACCCCGGCGTCGTGATGGAGGAACGCAAAGTCGAGGTCGTGGCCGATCGGATGCGGTCGATCTTGAACTATAGCGCCGCCCAGTTTCGTCAGGTGGTGCTGTTACCCCAGGGACAATTCCGCCAGCTGCTGACGGCGTCCAGCGACCAGCGCTCCACTGTGCTGCGGGGGTTGTTCGACGTTTCCCTCTACGAGCGCTTTGTTGAAGGGCTGAAGGCGGAAGCCTCTGAGCTGCGTGATGAAGTTGAGACGGGCAGGTCGGCGATCAACGGGCATCTGCAAGCCCATGCCGTGTCCGACACCGATGCGCTGGCGGCCCTGATCGAAACCCTAACGGCTGATGTCGGCGTCCAGACGACGGGCCGTGACGATGCCCGCGGAGTCCGGGATGCGGCCCGCGAAACGCTGCAAGCGGCTCAGCAGATCCAGGATCGATTTGCAGAACACGACGCGGCGGTGGACGGCCTAAACGGGGTCCTCGCCCGGGCGCCCGGGATTGATATCCTTAACCAGCGCAAGGCAGCCGCTGAACGCGCTGTGGCCTGTGTCGCCGCCGATGATCGAGCCAATGAGGCCGAGAATGATCTAATCGCCGGCTTGGCAGCCCGGACTCTCGCAGCGGACCAGGCCAGTGAGGCGGCGCGCCTGCTTTCTGAAGCGATGGCAGTCCTGCACGCCTCGGCTGCACGTCAACCTGAACGAGACGCGGCTGTCGCGGCGGTGACCCAGCTGGAGGGGGTGCGGAGGCGTGTGGCCGGCGCCGAACCGCTTCGAGAGGCTGAGCGCAGCGCGTCACAAGCCGCTGTTGAGGCGAAGGCCGCTCTCGAATGGGCGGTCAGCGACCATGGCGTCGCCGAACAGGCGAACGCCGCGGCCAACGCCCAGCTCGCCAGCGTTCAGCAGACTGTGCTGCGCATCACGCAGGTCGAAGGGGCTCTGCAGCTCTTGAGACAGGCGCAGGAGAAGGCCGCACAGTTCGCGAACGCCAACGCGGCGGTCGAGACGTTCGCCGCCGCGAGGTCGGCCGCTTTAGCCAAACATGAACAATTGTCCGCCGTCCTCGCGGCGTACAGAGGGGCCGAATCTGCTGCCGAAGAGGCGCTGGCTTCGGCGCAGGCCACGCACTTGGCAGCGAAACTGGAAGATGGGACGCCATGTCCTGTCTGTGGAGCTACAGAGCATCCTAGGCCGGCCAGTGGGGGTGGCGAGGGACTCGGCCTCGACGCTGCCTGGCGCCAAGCCCGCAACGCGCGAGAAGCCGCCGACGCAGACGAACGTCAGGCGGCGCAGGTCGCGGCGAGGGCGGACGGCGAATGGACCCAGGCCGTCTCCACATTGGCGGCGTTGAAGGCGCCCGAGCGGGATGTCGCGGCAATCACGGCAGACATCGTCGCCGCAAAAGACGAGCTTGAAGCGCTGCAGGCGGGGCCCGACGTCGCTACGGTCCAGGCGGCGGTCGATGCCGCCAAGCTGCGCCTGGCCTCGGAAACCGCAACGCTCGCCGCCGCACGCGATCAGCATGTTGCGGCCGACAAGACCGTCACGTCGGCCGCGGCCGCTCTCACGGCGTCGCTAGCGGATGTGCCCGAAGACCTGCGCGACGCCGCGTCGGTCGCCCTTCACGTCCAGGCCGCGATCGATCACCGCGACCAGTTGAACGAGGCGCACCAGGTGGCGGTTGAGAACGAGCGGCGCGCCAGCGAGGCCGCCCAGGCCGCACGTTCTTGGCTGGGCCACGCGGAGGCGCGGGTGACCGAGCTAACGGCGGCGCGCGATACACATCGCGACGCGTTCGTAGCCGCAAAGATGACAGCAGGGCTGACCGATTTGGCCTACACGGCAGCCAAGGCCGATATCCCCAACATCCAGGGTCTAGCCGCGACGATCACCGAACACGTCGCTGGCTTGGCCGCCGCGCAAGATCGGAAAGACCGCGCCGTCGCGGCCATTGCTGATCTGGACCGCCCCAACATGGTGGCCAGCTCGGCCGCCCTGACGGACGCCGACTCAAATCTGACCAAGGCCGAGGAACTCCTCACCACGACCACGATGAGGTTGTCTCAGCTTGAAGCTACTCAGGCCCTTGTTGCCCGTCTGGCCGCAGAGCTCGCCGAGGCCACGGAGCGGTATCGCGTCCTAGGTGAGCTGGCCCTGCTGACCGATGGTCGAAACGCCCATCGGCTGCGCCTGCGCGATTTCGCCATCGCCGCGACGTTCGACCTGGTCCTCGAAGCGGCGAACCAGCGCTTTTCGCGAATGTCGCGCGGAAGGTTCTCGCTATTGCGGAAGTATGAGGGGGGCGACGGCCGGGCCAGGGCAGGATTGGATATCGAGGTCTACGACGCCCACACCGACCAGAAGCGCGACGCTCATACGCTCTCGGGCGGGGAGGGATTCCTCGCGTCTCTGTCGCTAGCACTTGGGCTTTCGGATGTCGTCCAGGCTGAGGCCGGCGGCGTCAAACTCGACGCGATCTTCATTGATGAAGGGTTCGGCCACCTCGACGACGAGACCCTCGATGTCGCCCTCGATACCCTGCGTGACCTAGTGGGCCAGGATCGTGCGGTCGGCGTCATTAGCCACGTCGAGGCCGTGAAGGAGCAGATCCCGATGGGCTTCGACGTGTTCCGCCAACCGCAGGGTAGCGTGATCAGCCAACGGGTCGGGATCTAGAGCACAGCCATGACAGGAAATGCAGCAGTAGATTTGGCGGCAGCGGTTCGCGGGGCCGCGGAGGCGGCGCAGGCTTGTCTGGTTGAGGGAGTCCCCGAGCAGGTCGACCGCCTTTCAGTCCCGATGATCCGACTTGGACAAGAGGACGCTGCCCGGTTGTTGGGGATCGCCCGGCCGAAGGCCGTATATATGATCGAGGTCCCCTTCGATCCGGAAGAGGCCATCAACGACGCCGCAGAATCGCTGGCCGAATTGGGGGTTGAGAAACTCCCGGCTTCGCTGAAAGCGGCTCACCGGCGAGTGGCGGATCGGGCCGGGGAAATCTGTACAACCTTGGCCGCATTTATGGTCGATGGCGTGTTGCACACGGCCGTCGCGTCAGCCGATTGGCATGATGCGTTTGATGAGGCCGTTGACGAGACGCTCGATGCGGCACGGGCGGATGCAGAAACCCAAGGTCAGGCGGGCGCCAAAGCCGCCAACGCCGAGATCGCCGCGAAGGCGGCCATCCTCGCAGCCCATCCGTCGTTCAATTTTAGCAGGGTATCGTTCGATAAGCGGCTGACCTTGGCCGAGGCGCTATTCAAGGATTGCGACGACCAAGAGCTGCGAGAAGTGACACGCGTCGCTGAGAACCTCTTCTGGCTTGAGCAATCGGGATTTACTTCGCGGGGCTGAGCTGGAAAGCCGGTGCGCACAGGGGGAAGTAATGCTTCAAGAAATCAAAGTCGCCAGTGAGGCCACTTACTCAGCCACTGGCCAAGTCCTAGACAATCTGAAGTCCATAAACTTCGTTTTCGGGACGAATGGTTCCGGAAAGACGACGATTTCTCGGGTTATTGCGGATCCCGACGTGCGGCAGGCATGCAAGCTGACCTGGAGCGGTGGAGCCCCTCGCGAATGTCTAGTTTACAATAGTGATTTCGCTGACCGCAACTTTGCAGCCCAAATGCCGGGGATATTCACCCTGGGGGAGGCTCAAGCGGAGACCATTGCCGCGATCGAGGTCGCGACACGGCAAGTGCAGTCATTGACCCAGGAAATTCAGGGCCTCAGAGGCACCCTGGGAGACGAAAATTCGGGAAAACTCGGCGAGCTGCGCCAGCTCCGCGCCGCTTTCGAAGAGAAGTGCTGGAGCATCAAGACCACCCACGACCCTCACTTCCAGGATGCCTTCACGGGCTTTCGTAATTCTAGGACGAGCTTCTGCGACAAAATCCTCGGCGAGTGGGCGCAAAACTCGGCCAGCGTCGTCGCGCTGGACGATCTAAAAAAACGCGCCCTGACGGTGTTTGCAAAGGGCCTCGAGCGCATCGCGCCCCTTGAGGCCCTCGACTCGGCCGAACTCTTGGCCCTGGAACAGACGCCGGTGCTCGCGAAAAAAGTCGTCGGAAAGGACGACATCGACATTGCGGCGTTAATCCGCAGGCTGGGCAATAGCGACTGGGTCCGACAGGGACTTACCTACATCAATGAATCCGGCGCCCAATGTCCATTCTGCCAACAGGACATCGCCGATGACCTGGCGCAGAAGCTAGACGAGTATTTTGACGAGACGTACCTCGCAGACCTTCAGGCGATCGAACGTACCCGTGATGCGTATGCAGCTTTTTCGAAAGTGATTCTGGACCGGCTTGAAGGCCACGTTGTATCCGGAAATCGGTATCTCGATACGCCAGCCCTTCAGGCAAACATCGACCGCTTCAAAGGCAAGGTGGAGTTGAACCTTCGCCAGTTGGACCGGAAGCGGAAGGAGGCTAGCGCTCAGATTACGCTAGACGGACTGGGTGACGTTTTGGCGTCCCTGCTCGGCACCATTGAAGCGGCCAACGTGGAAGTCGCCGCTCACAACGCGATGGTCGACAATCTCACAAACGAACGCGCAACGCTGATCTCGCAAATCTGGAAGTGCCTCCTCGAGGACGCGAAGCTCGAATTTACCACCTACACCGCATCAAAAACTGCCCTTGATCGAGCCGTGACGGGCTTGAACTCGGGCCTGACGGCCAAGCGGCAAGCGCTAGCCCAAGCCAAGGCTCACCTGGCGGAGCTCGAAAAGGGCGTCACGAGCGTTCAGCCGACTGTCACCGAGATCAACGCGATACTTAAGTCGTTCGGTTTCACCGGCTTTCGCCTAGCGACCGCCGGCGAGCATCAAAACTTATATGAAATTGTTCGGGGCGACGGGAGCGAAGCTGCGGCCACCCTGAGTGAAGGTGAGCGCAGCTTCATCACGTTCCTCTATTTCTATCACTTAATCCGCGGAAGCGTGACCACAAGCGGAGTGAATGCCGAGCGGATCATAGTTTTTGATGACCCGGTTTCAAGCCTCGATAGCGATGTACTGTTTATCGTCAGCGCGCTAATTAAGCGGGTTCTTGACGAGGCTTGCCGCGGTGATGGATTAATCAAGCAAGTATTCGTACTGACACACAATATCTATTTCCATAAGGAAGTTTCCTTCGACCCAAAGCGGGGGAAGGAATGCCGCGCCCATGAGACGTTCTGGATCGTCAGGAAGCTAAACGATGAATCCGTCGTCGTTGGCTATAACCACAATCCGATCAGCACCTCCTACGAGTTGTTGTGGCAGGAGGTTAGATCGCCAGAGCGTTCGAAGATTACCCTTCAGAATACTCTTCGTCGGATCCTTGAAAACTATTTCAAAATTCTCGGCAATCTCGACAAGGATGAGATAGTCGAGCTGTTCGACGGGCGCGACCAGCAGATTTGCGGCTCGCTATTTTCTTGGGTGAATGACGGGTCGCATAGCTTCAACGACGACCTGTATATCTCGGCGGACGACGCAGTGATCGCGCGTTACCTGGACGTCTTTCGCCGGATATTTGAAGTCACCCACCATCAGGCCCACTATGAGATGATGATGGGACCAGAGGCGCTCGCAGCGTCAGGCCTGGCCGGTACGGTTGCAGTAGCGCCAGCCGTGCAGTGAGAGAGGGCCTTGGCATTCAGTCGGTTAAGGCGCCCCGTCGCCTACTACAATAGATGCGTAGTTTCACTGGAATTGATGCTGCATTTGAAGCGACCATCGTCGATACGAGGATCGCACTCGGTCAGAAATTTCGCGGCAATTGACGCGCAAGATCAGGTGCTAGATGTGGCTTAGTGGCCCGGGGCGCCGTACGCGCCAGTCTGTTGTTCAGCACGAGGCGCGGTGTTTTCTAATCCCCGTCAAACATAGACCTAGAATCTACGAACTACTTGATGTCGCCGCGGATCGCTGCCGGCTCGCCTACTGTATCTTATAACATACAGGCGTGCGGTAACTTATAACGCATTGCCAAAGCACTCGACGCTTACTACGTGGCGGCTATGGACCGGACGATCGCAAGCTTTAAGCGGCTGATCGCGGCGCTGACCCTCGTGGTCGCCGTGTTCGTCGCTGCGCCTGTCATCGACGCTGTCACCTGCGCGCCAGAGTCGCCCGTTGCGGCGGCTGAGCATGTCTCCTCTGATCACGGACCTAAGGGCGGCGACCACGGTGGAGCAGGGGCGGATCACGCCGTCTGCGCGCATGGACATTGCCACCACGGCTCGTCTCTCCGGGGCGAGTTCATCGCCACTGAGACGCTGACGCTGGTCGGCGCCAACGATCGTCCGCTCATGGCGGATCCGGCGCTCGCCTCGATTACACCCGAAGGCCTGAAGCGCCCACCCAAGGCCTGACCGCCGCCGCGCCGATGAGCGCGTCTCGTGTCAGCTCTTTGGGACTCCAATCATGTCATCCGTATTTCGGCGGCCGCCGCGCTTTGCGGCCGGCTGCGCGTGGATCGCTCTAGCGACCGCGCTCACCAGCCCTGCCTGGGCTGAACCCGCGCCCCCGTTTCAGGACCTCCTGAAGCGGCTCGATCAAACACCAGCCGCGCAAGAAGCGGCCGCTCTTCAGGACGCCGCCGAAGGACGGCTCCTCCAGGCTCGCGCTCGACCCAACCCTACGCTCGGCCTTGATGCAGAGAACGTGCTGGGGCGGGGTGCTTACTCTGGCTTCAACGCGGCCGAGACGACCTTGTCGGTCAGCCAACAACTGGAGCTTTGGGGGCGGCGGGGCATTCGTATCGACGCCGCCAGAGCCGAAGCCGGGGCTGCCGCCCGCCGCCGCGATCTGGCCGCGTTCGATGCGGCCGGCCGCCTTGCGTTGGTCTATGCCGA
This genomic interval from Caulobacter sp. NIBR2454 contains the following:
- a CDS encoding AAA family ATPase, with amino-acid sequence MRPIKMRLTAFGPFPDTQTVDFRPALGARLFGIYGPTGAGKTSILDGICFALFGESSGQERQGDDLRSHHATPDIETEVSLIFEVGAKRYNVVRRPRQTVRGKRGDALVERQHWAALYDATDIEVDDIDADNPGVVMEERKVEVVADRMRSILNYSAAQFRQVVLLPQGQFRQLLTASSDQRSTVLRGLFDVSLYERFVEGLKAEASELRDEVETGRSAINGHLQAHAVSDTDALAALIETLTADVGVQTTGRDDARGVRDAARETLQAAQQIQDRFAEHDAAVDGLNGVLARAPGIDILNQRKAAAERAVACVAADDRANEAENDLIAGLAARTLAADQASEAARLLSEAMAVLHASAARQPERDAAVAAVTQLEGVRRRVAGAEPLREAERSASQAAVEAKAALEWAVSDHGVAEQANAAANAQLASVQQTVLRITQVEGALQLLRQAQEKAAQFANANAAVETFAAARSAALAKHEQLSAVLAAYRGAESAAEEALASAQATHLAAKLEDGTPCPVCGATEHPRPASGGGEGLGLDAAWRQARNAREAADADERQAAQVAARADGEWTQAVSTLAALKAPERDVAAITADIVAAKDELEALQAGPDVATVQAAVDAAKLRLASETATLAAARDQHVAADKTVTSAAAALTASLADVPEDLRDAASVALHVQAAIDHRDQLNEAHQVAVENERRASEAAQAARSWLGHAEARVTELTAARDTHRDAFVAAKMTAGLTDLAYTAAKADIPNIQGLAATITEHVAGLAAAQDRKDRAVAAIADLDRPNMVASSAALTDADSNLTKAEELLTTTTMRLSQLEATQALVARLAAELAEATERYRVLGELALLTDGRNAHRLRLRDFAIAATFDLVLEAANQRFSRMSRGRFSLLRKYEGGDGRARAGLDIEVYDAHTDQKRDAHTLSGGEGFLASLSLALGLSDVVQAEAGGVKLDAIFIDEGFGHLDDETLDVALDTLRDLVGQDRAVGVISHVEAVKEQIPMGFDVFRQPQGSVISQRVGI
- a CDS encoding AAA family ATPase; this translates as MLQEIKVASEATYSATGQVLDNLKSINFVFGTNGSGKTTISRVIADPDVRQACKLTWSGGAPRECLVYNSDFADRNFAAQMPGIFTLGEAQAETIAAIEVATRQVQSLTQEIQGLRGTLGDENSGKLGELRQLRAAFEEKCWSIKTTHDPHFQDAFTGFRNSRTSFCDKILGEWAQNSASVVALDDLKKRALTVFAKGLERIAPLEALDSAELLALEQTPVLAKKVVGKDDIDIAALIRRLGNSDWVRQGLTYINESGAQCPFCQQDIADDLAQKLDEYFDETYLADLQAIERTRDAYAAFSKVILDRLEGHVVSGNRYLDTPALQANIDRFKGKVELNLRQLDRKRKEASAQITLDGLGDVLASLLGTIEAANVEVAAHNAMVDNLTNERATLISQIWKCLLEDAKLEFTTYTASKTALDRAVTGLNSGLTAKRQALAQAKAHLAELEKGVTSVQPTVTEINAILKSFGFTGFRLATAGEHQNLYEIVRGDGSEAAATLSEGERSFITFLYFYHLIRGSVTTSGVNAERIIVFDDPVSSLDSDVLFIVSALIKRVLDEACRGDGLIKQVFVLTHNIYFHKEVSFDPKRGKECRAHETFWIVRKLNDESVVVGYNHNPISTSYELLWQEVRSPERSKITLQNTLRRILENYFKILGNLDKDEIVELFDGRDQQICGSLFSWVNDGSHSFNDDLYISADDAVIARYLDVFRRIFEVTHHQAHYEMMMGPEALAASGLAGTVAVAPAVQ